A window from Canis lupus familiaris isolate Mischka breed German Shepherd chromosome 18, alternate assembly UU_Cfam_GSD_1.0, whole genome shotgun sequence encodes these proteins:
- the OR5W2B gene encoding olfactory receptor family 5 subfamily W member 2B, which produces MDKGNCSSLTEFIFLGITNNPGMKVTLFATFLVVYLINLFANLGMIILIIIDSQLHTPMYFFLSQLSFCDLCYSTAVGPKMLVDLLAKNKSIPFFGCALQFLIFCMFADSECLLLAVMAFDRYKAIGNPLLYTVNMSNRVCSLLMAGVYLLGMADALIHTTLTFRLCFCGSNEINHFFCDLPPLYLLSCSDTEINELALFIFFGFIELSTISGVLISYCYITLSVLKIRSAEGRFKAFSTCTSHLTAVAIFQGTMLFMYFRPSSSYSLDQDKMTSLFYTLVIPTLNPLIYSLRNKDVKEALKKLKIKKWF; this is translated from the coding sequence atggataaaggaaattgCTCATCCTTGACAGAATTCATTTTCTTGGGAATTACCAATAACCCTGGAATGAAAGTGACCCTATTTGCAACGTTTCTTGTTGTTTATCTCATTAATCTGTTTGCAAATCTtggaatgattattttaattataatagatTCCCAGCTTCACACACCAATGTACTTTTTCCTTAGTCAACTCTCTTTCTGTGACCTCTGCTATTCTACAGCGGTTGGGCCCAAAATGTTGGTAGACCTTTTAGCTAAAAACAAATCAATCCCCTTCTTTGGGTGTGCCCTTCAATTCTTGATCTTCTGTATGTTTGCTGATTCTGAGTGTCTACTTCTGGCAGTGATGGCCTTTGATCGGTACAAGGCCATTGGCAACCCGTTGCTCTACACAGTCAACATGTCCAACAGAGTGTGCTCCCTGCTCATGGCTGGAGTTTACTTGCTGGGAATGGCAGATGCTCTGATACATACAACATTAACATTCCGCTTATGCTTTTGTGGATCAAATGAGAttaatcatttcttctgtgatttACCTCCACTCTACCTCCTTTCATGCTCAGATACAGAGATCAATGAGTTGGCATTATTCATCTTTTTTGGCTTCATTGAACTGAGTACCATTTCTGGAGTTCTTATCTCTTATTGTTATATAACCCTATCAGTCTTGAAGATCCGCTCTGCTGAAGGGAGGTTCAAAGCTTTCTCCACCTGCACCTCCCACTTAACTGCTGTTGCAATTTTCCAGGGAACTATGCTCTTCATGTATTTTCGGCCAAGCTCTTCCTACTCCCTTGATCAAGATAAAATGACCTCATTGTTTTACACCCTTGTGATTCCCACATTAAACCCACTGATTTATAGCCTACGGAACAAGGATGTGAAAGAAGCgctgaaaaaactgaaaattaaaaagtggttttaa
- the OR5W7 gene encoding olfactory receptor family 5 subfamily W member 7 (The RefSeq protein has 1 substitution compared to this genomic sequence), with protein sequence MDGKNCSSVNEFLLVGISNKPGVKVTLFITFLIVYLIILVANLGMIILIRMDSQLHTPMYFFLSHLSFSDVCYSTAVGPRMLVGFIAKNKSIPFYSCAMQWLVFCTFVDSECLLLAVMAFDRYKAISHPLLYTVSMSSRMCSLLMAGVYLVGIMDASVNTILTFRLCFCESNVINHFFCDVPPLLLLSCSDTQVNELVIFTIFGFIELITLSGLFVSYCYIILAVRKINSAEGRFKAFSTCTSHLTAVAIFQGTLLFIYFRPSSSYSLDQDKIISLFYSLVIPMLNPLIYSLRNKDVKEALKKLKNKKWFH encoded by the coding sequence atgGATGGAAAAAATTGCTCTTCCGTGAATGAATTCCTTCTCGTGGGAATTAGCAATAAGCCTGGAGTTAAAGTGACTCTATTTATCACATTTCTAATTGTCTATCTCATCATTCTTGTTGCAAACCTCGGGATGATCATTTTAATTAGGATGGACTCCCAGCTTCACACAcccatgtatttcttcctgaGCCATCTCTCCTTCAGTGAAGTCTGCTATTCTACAGCAGTCGGCCCCAGGATGCTGGTAGGCTTCATTGCCAAGAACAAGTCAATTCCCTTCTACAGCTGTGCTATGCAATGGTTGGTGTTCTGTACCTTTGTAGATTCTGAGTGTCTACTGCTGGCAGTGATGGCCTTTGATCGGTACAAAGCCATTAGCCACCCCTTGCTCTATACAGTCAGCATGTCCAGCAGAATGTGCTCCCTGCTGATGGCTGGGGTTTACTTGGTGGGAATTATGGATGCTTCAGTAAATACAATATTAACATTCCGGTTATGTTTCTGTGAGTCGAATGTGATTAACCATTTCTTCTGTGATGTCCCACCTCTCCTCTTGTTATCTTGCTCAGACACACAAGTTAATGAGTTAGTGATATTCACCATTTTTGGCTTCATCGAACTGATTACTCTTTCAGGGCTTTTTGTGTCTTACTGCTATATTATCCTAGCGGTGAGAAAGATCAACTCTGCTGAGGGGAGGTTCAAAGCTTTCTCCACCTGCACCTCCCACTTAACTGCTGTTGCAATTTTCCAGGGAACTCTGCTCTTTATATATTTCCGGCCAAGCTCTTCCTACTCCCTTGATCaagacaaaattatttcattgttttactcCCTTGTGATTCCCATGCTAAACCCTCTGATTTATAGCCTACGGAACAAGGATGTGAAAGAGGCCctgaaaaaacttaaaaataaaaagtggtttCATTga